The Nocardioides humi genome includes a region encoding these proteins:
- a CDS encoding amino acid ABC transporter permease, producing MTRRERALLVQVVLYVVLVAAVVALALVADWPTIRENFWNPDGVGWADGNWGDLIATGLVNTVKYTAIAFVGGLALGLVLALMRLSPVAPYRWLATAYIEFFRGLPALVVMIFMATGLPIAFGWTPPGGTVGAGLIGLIMVAGAYMAETLRAGIQAVPKGQTEAARSLGMRPGATTVKVVLPQAFRIVIPPLTNEFVLLIKDTALLFLLGAAASERELTSVARDFLTSGPSAGTATSLIQAALLYLVITLPLTQLVSWLERRQRRSVR from the coding sequence GTGACGCGGAGGGAGCGCGCGCTCCTGGTCCAGGTCGTGCTGTACGTCGTCCTGGTGGCGGCGGTGGTCGCGCTGGCGCTGGTGGCGGACTGGCCGACGATCAGGGAGAACTTCTGGAATCCCGACGGCGTCGGCTGGGCCGACGGCAACTGGGGCGACCTGATCGCCACCGGCCTCGTCAACACGGTCAAGTACACCGCGATCGCGTTCGTGGGCGGCTTGGCGCTGGGCCTGGTGCTCGCGCTGATGCGGCTGTCGCCCGTGGCGCCGTACCGCTGGCTGGCGACGGCGTACATCGAGTTCTTCCGCGGGCTCCCGGCGCTGGTCGTGATGATCTTCATGGCGACCGGCCTGCCGATCGCCTTCGGCTGGACGCCGCCGGGCGGCACCGTCGGCGCGGGCCTGATCGGCCTGATCATGGTGGCCGGCGCGTACATGGCGGAGACCCTGCGCGCGGGCATCCAGGCCGTCCCGAAGGGGCAGACCGAGGCCGCCCGGTCGCTGGGGATGCGGCCGGGGGCCACGACGGTGAAGGTCGTGCTCCCCCAGGCGTTCCGGATCGTGATCCCGCCGCTGACCAACGAGTTCGTGCTGCTGATCAAGGACACGGCGCTGCTGTTCCTGCTCGGCGCCGCCGCGAGCGAGCGGGAGCTGACCTCGGTCGCCCGGGACTTCCTCACCAGCGGCCCGTCGGCCGGCACCGCGACCAGCCTGATCCAGGCGGCCCTGCTCTACCTCGTCATCACGCTGCCCCTGACCCAGCTCGTCTCGTGGCTGGAGCGTCGCCAGAGGAGGTCGGTCCGATGA
- a CDS encoding amino acid ABC transporter ATP-binding protein encodes MTAEPTAEPTTEPRPGVPAIEVRDLHKTYGRHEVLKGIDFHVDPGQVVCVIGPSGSGKSTLLRCVNRLEEPSAGEILIEGVDICDRRVDLDEVRSRIGMVFQQFNLFPHLSVLKNLTLAQRNVRRRSRDEAVEVARQNLAKVGLSEKESAYPAHLSGGQQQRVAIARALSMNPDMMLFDEPTSALDPELVGDVLSVMKDLAGDGMTMMVVTHEMGFAREVGDKLVFMDGGVVVEEGRPVEVLSNPRHERTRSFLSKVL; translated from the coding sequence ATGACCGCCGAGCCCACCGCCGAGCCGACCACCGAGCCGCGGCCCGGCGTACCCGCCATCGAGGTGCGCGACCTGCACAAGACCTACGGCCGCCACGAGGTGCTCAAGGGCATCGACTTCCACGTCGACCCCGGCCAGGTCGTCTGCGTGATCGGCCCCTCCGGGTCCGGCAAGTCGACCCTGCTGCGCTGCGTCAACCGGCTCGAGGAGCCCTCCGCCGGCGAGATCCTGATCGAGGGCGTCGACATCTGCGACCGCCGGGTCGACCTCGACGAGGTGCGCTCGCGGATCGGCATGGTCTTCCAGCAGTTCAACCTGTTCCCGCACCTGTCGGTGCTGAAGAACCTCACCCTCGCCCAGCGCAACGTCCGGCGCCGGAGCAGGGACGAGGCCGTCGAGGTCGCCCGCCAGAACCTCGCGAAGGTCGGTCTCTCCGAGAAGGAGTCGGCCTATCCCGCGCACCTCTCCGGCGGCCAGCAGCAGCGCGTGGCCATCGCCCGCGCGCTCTCGATGAACCCCGACATGATGCTGTTCGACGAGCCCACCAGCGCCCTGGACCCCGAGTTGGTGGGTGACGTGCTCTCCGTGATGAAGGACCTCGCGGGCGACGGCATGACGATGATGGTCGTCACCCACGAGATGGGCTTCGCCCGCGAGGTCGGCGACAAGCTGGTCTTCATGGACGGTGGCGTCGTCGTCGAGGAGGGCCGACCGGTCGAGGTCCTCTCGAACCCTCGACACGAGCGGACCCGGTCGTTCCTCTCGAAGGTGCTCTGA
- a CDS encoding ISL3 family transposase codes for MPDATPPAGFGHPDLTTFARLDGLGLAVIGQRLEPDRAVLACRVVDDDRWCRGCGGEGLARDTVVRRLAHEPLGWRPTTLEVAVRRYRCRECGQVWRQDTSLAAEPRAKLSRRGLRWALEGIVVQHLTVARVAEGLGVAWNTANDAVLAEGRRVLINDEHRLDGVRVLGIDEHVWRHTRPGDRGDKYVTVIIDLTPVRDGTGPARLLDMVEGRSKSVFKTWLAEQTEAFRAGVEVVAMDGFTGFKTAAAEEVPAAVAVMDPFHVVRLAGDALDECRRRIQQAIHGHRGRKGDPLYAARRTLSTGADLLTDKQIARLNALFAEDAHVEVEATWGIYQRMIAAYRHEDPRRGRDLMVKLIESVSTGVPKTLVEVTRLGRTLKKRAADVLAYFDRPGTSNGPTEALNGRLEHLRGSALGFRNLTNYIARSLLETGGFRPQLHPRLR; via the coding sequence GGCTGTGATCGGGCAGCGGCTCGAACCTGATCGTGCTGTCCTCGCCTGCCGGGTCGTCGATGACGACCGGTGGTGCCGCGGTTGCGGTGGGGAGGGACTGGCACGCGACACCGTGGTCCGTCGACTCGCGCACGAGCCGCTCGGTTGGCGCCCGACCACCCTCGAAGTCGCGGTCCGTCGCTACCGGTGCCGCGAGTGCGGCCAGGTGTGGCGCCAGGACACCAGCTTGGCGGCCGAGCCGCGGGCGAAGCTGTCGCGTCGGGGGCTGCGGTGGGCGCTGGAAGGGATCGTGGTGCAGCACCTGACCGTCGCACGTGTCGCCGAGGGTCTCGGGGTCGCGTGGAACACCGCGAACGATGCGGTCCTGGCCGAAGGCAGACGGGTGCTGATCAACGACGAGCACCGCCTCGACGGCGTCCGTGTGCTCGGCATCGACGAGCACGTGTGGAGACACACCCGGCCAGGTGATCGCGGCGACAAGTACGTGACCGTGATCATCGATCTCACCCCGGTGCGCGACGGCACCGGCCCGGCACGGCTGTTGGACATGGTCGAGGGCCGCTCGAAGTCGGTGTTCAAGACCTGGCTCGCTGAGCAGACCGAGGCGTTCCGTGCCGGTGTCGAGGTGGTCGCGATGGACGGGTTCACCGGCTTCAAGACCGCCGCCGCGGAGGAGGTCCCTGCCGCGGTCGCGGTGATGGACCCGTTCCACGTGGTCCGTCTGGCCGGTGATGCTCTCGATGAGTGCCGGCGCCGGATCCAGCAAGCGATCCACGGTCACCGCGGTAGGAAGGGCGACCCGCTGTACGCTGCGCGACGGACCCTGTCCACCGGTGCCGACCTGCTCACCGACAAGCAGATCGCCAGGCTCAACGCGCTGTTCGCCGAGGATGCCCATGTCGAGGTCGAGGCGACGTGGGGGATCTACCAGCGGATGATCGCGGCCTACCGGCACGAGGACCCCCGCCGTGGCCGGGACCTGATGGTGAAGCTGATCGAGTCGGTCAGCACCGGTGTGCCGAAGACGCTGGTCGAGGTCACCAGGCTGGGGCGGACGTTGAAGAAGCGCGCCGCTGACGTGCTGGCCTACTTCGACCGGCCCGGCACGTCCAACGGGCCGACCGAGGCACTCAACGGCCGCCTCGAACACCTCCGCGGCTCAGCGCTCGGGTTCCGCAACCTGACCAACTACATCGCCCGATCCCTGCTAGAGACCGGCGGCTTCAGACCCCAACTACACCCTCGATTGCGATGA